The Apteryx mantelli isolate bAptMan1 chromosome Z, bAptMan1.hap1, whole genome shotgun sequence genome has a segment encoding these proteins:
- the CZH9orf85 gene encoding uncharacterized protein C9orf85 homolog isoform X3: MDLECLKNDGKVSFRPATLHGIYCSEFCSPKMQSFKDISVKCLQKAVKDPYYIICRPCACKLGICAKCGKEEEIVIPIDKGQDRTESKTTENVQERSGLEDELDFEANFSSTDNDEDSDVLEERFKSINFERTEG, encoded by the exons ATGGACCTGGAGTGCCTGAAGAATGATGGAAAGGTATCTTTTAGGCCAGCCACATTACATGGGATATATTGTTCTGAATTCTGCTCTCCAAAAATGCAAAGCTTTAAAGATATCAG tGTCAAATGCCTCCAGAAAGCTGTAAAAGATCCTTACTATATTATTTGCCGACCCTGTGCTTGTAAACTAGGAATCTGTGCAAAatgtggaaaggaagaagaaattgtAATTCC AATTGATAAAGGACAAGACAGAACTGAGAGTAAGACTACTGAAAATGTCCAAGAGAGAAGTGGATTGGAGGATGAACTGGATTTTGAAGCAAACTTCAGTAGTACAGACAATGATGAAGATTCTGATGTGCttgaagaaagatttaaaagcATAAATTTTGAAAGGACAGAAGGCTAA
- the CZH9orf85 gene encoding uncharacterized protein C9orf85 homolog isoform X1, translated as MRTDEGVDTFLSYLSMVKRMLTATERALIDKSLLKKNPSFKKINAKLHDGVCQHCKGILEWRVKFSKYKLLSKPKKCVKCLQKAVKDPYYIICRPCACKLGICAKCGKEEEIVIPIDKGQDRTESKTTENVQERSGLEDELDFEANFSSTDNDEDSDVLEERFKSINFERTEG; from the exons ATGAGAACTGATGAAGGAGTGGACACATTTCTCTCCTACCTCTCCATGGTCAAAAGAATGCTTACAGCTACTGAAAGAGCATTGATCGACAAatcattgcttaaaaaaaacccctcatttAAG aaaataaatgccAAGCTTCATGATGGAGTATGTCAGCATTGTAAAGGTATCTTGGAGTGGCGGGTAAAATTCAGCAAGTATAAACTGCTATCAAAACCCAAAAAATG tGTCAAATGCCTCCAGAAAGCTGTAAAAGATCCTTACTATATTATTTGCCGACCCTGTGCTTGTAAACTAGGAATCTGTGCAAAatgtggaaaggaagaagaaattgtAATTCC AATTGATAAAGGACAAGACAGAACTGAGAGTAAGACTACTGAAAATGTCCAAGAGAGAAGTGGATTGGAGGATGAACTGGATTTTGAAGCAAACTTCAGTAGTACAGACAATGATGAAGATTCTGATGTGCttgaagaaagatttaaaagcATAAATTTTGAAAGGACAGAAGGCTAA
- the CZH9orf85 gene encoding uncharacterized protein C9orf85 homolog isoform X2: MSSQRGNVARRRPQRHQNAHGFRNDKYDTSARQKKINAKLHDGVCQHCKGILEWRVKFSKYKLLSKPKKCVKCLQKAVKDPYYIICRPCACKLGICAKCGKEEEIVIPIDKGQDRTESKTTENVQERSGLEDELDFEANFSSTDNDEDSDVLEERFKSINFERTEG, encoded by the exons atgAGCTCGCAGCGGGGGAAcgtggcgcggcggcggccgcagcgCCACCAGAATGCGCACGGCTTCCGCAACGACAAGTACGACACCAGCGCCCGGCAGAAG aaaataaatgccAAGCTTCATGATGGAGTATGTCAGCATTGTAAAGGTATCTTGGAGTGGCGGGTAAAATTCAGCAAGTATAAACTGCTATCAAAACCCAAAAAATG tGTCAAATGCCTCCAGAAAGCTGTAAAAGATCCTTACTATATTATTTGCCGACCCTGTGCTTGTAAACTAGGAATCTGTGCAAAatgtggaaaggaagaagaaattgtAATTCC AATTGATAAAGGACAAGACAGAACTGAGAGTAAGACTACTGAAAATGTCCAAGAGAGAAGTGGATTGGAGGATGAACTGGATTTTGAAGCAAACTTCAGTAGTACAGACAATGATGAAGATTCTGATGTGCttgaagaaagatttaaaagcATAAATTTTGAAAGGACAGAAGGCTAA